TATGACAGACTTACAGCACGAGAAAATATAAGGTATTTTGCAGAGCTGAATGGAATGGAGAAAAGTGAAGCAGATAAAAGTATTGAAATGCTTAGTGATAAATTTCAGATGAAAGAATATATGGATAGAAGGGTTGGGAAATTTTCACGTGGTATGAAGCAAAAAGTAGCTATTGCACGTTCCATAGTACATAAACCCAATGTTATTCTTTTGGATGAGCCAACAGCAGGTCTAGATATATCTGCATCTAAGCTGATTCATAATTTTATTGAAGATTGTAAAGGTGAAAATAAGGCTATTGTATTTTCCAGTCACTCAATGGATGAAGTAGAAAAATTATGTGACAGAATAATAATAATACATAAAGGAAAAATTTTAGAGCAGGGAACTATAGATGAAATAAAATCTAAGTATAATAATGATGATATGGAACAAATATTTATGAGTCTGGTAGGTGATAGAAATGAATAATACCACAATAACTGTTTTTAAAAAGGAAATTATAGATCTGTTTAGAGATAAAAAAACAATACTTTTAAGCGTTCTCATACCATTGATAATTTTTCCAATTATCTTTGGAGTTCTAGGTAAAGGATTATCAAGTTCTAAAAACACAGTTGAAAACAATCTTAAAATTGCTTTAATTGACAAGGGAAACAGTTCCTTGGGAAATTTT
This genomic window from Clostridium pasteurianum DSM 525 = ATCC 6013 contains:
- a CDS encoding ATP-binding cassette domain-containing protein, coding for MIEVTNLSKSFKKTKALDNLNFQIKEGEIVGLLGENGAGKTTTLRIISTMIKCTNGTVKVNGFDINKEPGKVRNEIGILFGGEVGLYDRLTARENIRYFAELNGMEKSEADKSIEMLSDKFQMKEYMDRRVGKFSRGMKQKVAIARSIVHKPNVILLDEPTAGLDISASKLIHNFIEDCKGENKAIVFSSHSMDEVEKLCDRIIIIHKGKILEQGTIDEIKSKYNNDDMEQIFMSLVGDRNE